TGGTCATACTCAATCTCATAGTCATCTCGAAGTGGCATATAtcccaactgctgctgctccgccACTGATATGTCcaaaggagggaggggtgtggtCAGGCTAGGAGAAAGTGGGCCACCACTGGGACAAGTATGATCTGTCACTCTGTTAGGTATACTGTCAGGGATGCAGGCTTTTCCAAGGTTGCCATGGATATACATGCTTACGTAGTGTTCCATCACTTCCTGGGGAGTTCGGGATGCTCCAACATGAGCAGCCATATCCTCCTAGAAGGAGAAAGTTAAGAAAACCATCACTAATTTCCTTTATTAGCTCAGTCCTAAAAATACACCCAATTATTAGGGACAACCTCTCATGTTTCCCGCGCCCCCGCCCCCATCAACctgaaatatcttttttttccctctagtaATATGTAGGTTAACCATTCTACTATCCGGTCACATCATTGTCTTCTGGTCCAGTATAAAGTCCACCCCACCTATAGTATCTCTTTATTCCACCAAGATGTTTCCTTGATCTAGCTAGATTTCTGGAAGGTATACAGATGCCAACAGCACCACAGTGACTAAGCTGTAAGACAGATGCTACTAATAGTATTCCATGAAGCTGGTACCGTATTAACATAGCAAGTGCTACATCAGTTTCTCAGTGAATCCCAAGACACCACCAGGATCTACATGAGCACCATCTGCAAGTGACATCCTCAGGGTCACTGCCAAATATAGGCCTTTCATGTCTCAATATCAACTGCACCTTGACAGTGTTGTAGTGTTCCTGAAATCTAGCAAAAAGCAGAGTAATTTCACTGGTTGAATCATATGTCAAAATTCTCTGGGGAACAAACGTTAACACATTTCTTTGCAGAATATAAAATAGGATTGTTTGATCCTCTCTATTCAACAGCTTGCTTGGCACATAGTGTAGGAAAAATAAGTGGCAATCATTCAACTCATAAAAGTTGTTTCCATGGCTCACATCCTCCCTCCCAACAGAGTTTCATACTCTCTTCACtccaacattttacagaagggggaaAAGACTACAACACTGAAACTGCGTACATTTAACCAAATGAGAGGCCTTAGTCATGTGTGTATGTGGTTGTTTAACTAGAGAAACATGGAGGAAGATGAGGACCCACAATTTTAAGAAGAGGGAAAACGCTAAACAAAATTTTAAGAAGTGTTTTGTCCTGCAGAAGTTGGTAGCAATTTTAGATGCAAAATTCAGTTCTATGAATATTTATTGTGCCAACATTTTAATGATGATTGAATTCAATAATTAAACCATGAAATGGAGATATTTAGTTCTTTAAATGTAATTCTTAATGCAGTCTTAGCCACGTAGTCAAAACTGATGCCTTCATATCTAATTCTGGTCATTTGGAAGTGGAAGTTCAATATTTGGATCATATCCCCCACccatcccttttctttttttaaaaacaatatacagTACACAGGTGAGAAAGATTAGTGCTTGCAGGTCTCTGCAAAAGTTGTCTGTTAGGTAACAAAAAGCCACAGCCATCAAAATAAGAAATGTATTTAATGAGATTAGGTTTTATTAAGCAATAAGAATttcaacaaacacaaaacaaacaaactaacaaacaaaGACTTGCCCTCgtatttatgaaaaaaaatgggATGTGGAGTAGGGCACTAAACAGTACGAGCTTGGATGAGTTGAGGTACCTTGCTGTTTTTCTGAAGAAAAGCCCTGTTTCAAGCAATTATCAACATAAATGGTGACTGAGTCAGCTTCCTATATTGtaccaaaacaaagaaaattttGTTAGTGTAGATTAAAAAGGATGAGTGTGTGAGACCTGACAGTTGTGACATAATGGAGTGAAAAACAATCACAATGAATATAGGTTTGATGAGAATAGTGAACAAAGGAGTAAACAGAGTCAAATTTGCAATGAAACTGGGATGGAGAGTTGTGTAAAAAGGGAAATCTATACGGTTCTTTTTTAGATGACAGATTCTGTTGTAAGTCTTTGGGGGAAGCACTTCCTTTACTAGAATCCCCCCTGCACATATTAAGTTATTGTGCAATCTGTGGGATTCTTTGGTTACtatttctacacacacacacacgtctatGGACTATGAAACAGGTACGGGGGGGAAAAAAGGCAGGCTGTCAGACATAAAACTTGATTGACCCTTTCTGAAAGCCATGTTGCTGATAGGTCAGttttagattaaaaacaaaaataaagcccCAAGGTTTCACAAAAGCTTTTTATTAAGAAAATATTCTTAATGTAGCTATTTATTAGAGCCTTTGAGTTTAGACACTCACCTGCAGGGTTTGTATCTGAAGTACTATATACAATGCCACAGGGCACAAGAATATTTCAAAAGTGATGTTATTCATACCCTACATACTATCCTAACACAAACAGATGTTTGTGTTAACATGATCAACAGTTAATGCTAACTTCGAAAGTGTCATAACATTTCAATGTTATTTTCTTGAGAAGAAGAAAGAAGTTGCCACCTCCATGTTACCATTTTGGCTCCTGCAGCTCAGCATCATTTTGTTCAGGTTTTTTTCATAGATGTAATAACCACAAATTCAACATTCCCTCCGACACTCCCTTAAGGGGAAACCTTAAGTTGGACCAAGACTGTTGGTCTGGTCATGACCAGAAAGTTGCTGTATGAGCCATCACTAGCCAGAGACTCAATTCGACATCTATGCATGAGACCCAGAAAGTGACTGAGTACATACACCACACAGAGTttgtccagcagcagcagaaacagtacTAGCAAGTCTGATGGTGTGGAAAGTGTTCACGTTTCAGTGACTGCAGGTATCACGAGCAACAAGAGGACAGAGTTTATATTTTCAAGGCTTGTGACTTTTACGCAGACCACGGAGCGCGGCTGAGCGGAaaggagcagctggggaggggggctgcctGGCTGTCAGCACCGACACGCTGTACAGGAGGTGGATGGGCAGAAGGGCAGCGGGGAAGGCCGGATCAGCCTCCTGGGGAGCTGTGGGCCCGCTTTGCGGAGCGGGGGGCGATAGAAACGGCACATCACAGCCAGAGGAGCGGAACCAGGTCCCGACGCACCGACTCAGAGACCGGCTCCCTGACAAGCCCACGACTTGACAGGCCAGCGCAATGCAGGCCGGGCGGGGAGAGGGGCTCTGAGCTCCGCGCCCCCCTGCGCTGCCCGGCGGCTCCTCGCTTACCCAGTTGCCAAAGCCGAACTGCTCGATCGcgtccagcagcagctgctcctcccGGCTGCTCCAGCCGCCCTCGGCCTCGGCCCCCCAGAGGGTGAAGCGGCCGCCGTCCACCAGCTGGTAGCCGTGCCATCGGCGGTGCGGCCCGATCTCGGCGCCTGCCGAAAAGCAGTCTGGGCAGAGCTCGATGTCAGCACACTCCGTGCAACGGAAACGGAGCGAGCTCACCTCAGCCAGGCAGTACACGCAGTACTTCTTCCCCAGTTCCGCCATCTTACCCCGCCCGCCGCGCCACACTGCGCACGCGCGGCACCGCCCACACCCAGGGACGGCCAATGGCAGCGCGCCCAAGGGGCGGGGACCCCTAGTGGGAGCCCAATAGAGCCAAACAGTCTGACACGCCCCTCGTAATTGAACCAATAGGATGAGGGCGACGAGGCGTGGCGAAAAAGCAAAGCCCAATAGACTTTGAGTATCTGGTTCCGACCGCCTCCACTACAACCAATCAGATAAAAGACCCTAGGCAGCCCCTTCACTGAGTGGTCGACCAACAGTTTAGGGCGTCGGCACAGTGTCTCCGCAGGAGGAGGCTGCTCTTCCCATTGGCTGATCGAGTCCAGCCTTGTTGTCTTGGCAACGGAGAAGTGGGTAAACAACGAAGCGAGTGGGGCTGAGACCGAGCGCGCCCGAATCGAGCCGTGGACCAGCCGGTAGAGGGGCCAGctgaggggatggagggggagggggtcggGGCCGAGGCCCCGGTTCACCCCGGGGAGTCCCCTGTGGAGGCAGCGGCCCCGGGGCCCGTCGCGGAGGAGCAGGCGGCCGCAGAGGAGGCCGGGGACGATAGGCCCCCTGAGGAGCCGGCGGGGGAAGAGGCTGccgcggaggaggaggaggcagagccggAACACAGCGCGGGCACGGAGCCTCCTTCCCCGGCCGCTGAGGGAACCCCCGAGGCAGAGGCGGGAGCCGCCCCAGAGGCGCCCACCAGCGCCAGCTTCACGGAGGGCGAGGCCGAGGAGCCGCCCCCGCTGCAGGTGGGGGAAGTGCTAAGCCCCCGGgcgagctggggggaggggcggcccagcctgcccctgctgGAGCCGGGCAGccccctggaggaggaggaggaggaggcggcggcggcggagcAGCGGCAGCGCGCGGAGCTGACCGAGCAGTACCGGCTCCTGCTGGCCGAGCGCCAGCGCACGCGCCGGCACAACGGACACCTGCAGTTCAAGCTGTCCGAGCTGTTCCGCAAGAAGGGCGAGGAGCCGCCCCGCGCGGAGCTGGAGGAGCTGGTCTCCGACAAGGAGCAGCGCTACGCCCGCTACCTCGCCatgctggaggagctgagggggcaGCTGGCCCAGCAGCGGGCCTGGTACCAGCTCCAGATAGACGCCCTGGCGCAGCGCTGCGCGGAAAAGCTGGACCGCGTGAACGCCGACTGGCTCGCCTGCCAGGCCCGCAAGAAGGAAGTGACCCTCTTCACCATGGGGCGCCAGCTGGGGGGGAAGGAAGCTGCCGTTAAGGAGGTGGAGCACATCCAAGCCAAGGAGCAGCGCAAAGAGAACGAGATGAGTGAGGTGAGGCCAGGCCCCGcgctaggcaccagcgctcctaGATGTCTTGATTTGATAGGGACAGGCCTGATTTCGGGGtcttcttatatagactcctgttACCCCCaacaccctgtcccgatttttcacgcttgcggtctggtcaccctaagttctccaagcatgtgcttgaggcGTCACTTTTCAAAGGGCAGCAGTCTGGCCTTTGGggggcagcacttttcaaggggcggcactccgtttttggtttgtttttgctttggcagcggcactcccgccccctcccccctcttATTTTAGtttttgc
This sequence is a window from Gopherus evgoodei ecotype Sinaloan lineage chromosome 5, rGopEvg1_v1.p, whole genome shotgun sequence. Protein-coding genes within it:
- the CCDC96 gene encoding coiled-coil domain-containing protein 96, translating into MEGEGVGAEAPVHPGESPVEAAAPGPVAEEQAAAEEAGDDRPPEEPAGEEAAAEEEEAEPEHSAGTEPPSPAAEGTPEAEAGAAPEAPTSASFTEGEAEEPPPLQVGEVLSPRASWGEGRPSLPLLEPGSPLEEEEEEAAAAEQRQRAELTEQYRLLLAERQRTRRHNGHLQFKLSELFRKKGEEPPRAELEELVSDKEQRYARYLAMLEELRGQLAQQRAWYQLQIDALAQRCAEKLDRVNADWLACQARKKEVTLFTMGRQLGGKEAAVKEVEHIQAKEQRKENEMSEVRLENIKLQHKIEKLEASLKAQEELAEGLHLIDFEQLKIENQTYNEKIEERNEELLKLRKKITNTVQVLTQLKEKLQFVEAQNQDQRAQLMETEALVAQKREILTKTKQARDSLRVHNLKLRQKCGLLGSEALLRDFENKVDAAEVLSQRLEMLKRHHAGLTLTCKAVKKKIKEAKSFLPE